The proteins below come from a single Aegilops tauschii subsp. strangulata cultivar AL8/78 chromosome 6, Aet v6.0, whole genome shotgun sequence genomic window:
- the LOC109761181 gene encoding fasciclin-like arabinogalactan protein 1, whose amino-acid sequence MSLTASSFAVLLLLVLSTWPTCHATHNITAILAARRDMSEFSRLLTTTGLADEINERNTITVLAVDDADMAPLRARHLPREALRHVLSLHILVDYYDHDKLHRLPGGSADVSTLFQASGDAPGSAGMVEISERRGGSVAFVPQDAGDDARPTSVLFVKPIHEEPYNISVLQVGAVMSSPAAEAPSSPETSTPTSRHNATDVVPKTKKGTGSADDTADAPSADDGDDERENHAKKNGAISAAPGRLSLALAFLLAIKIVVRV is encoded by the coding sequence ATGTCACTCACCGCGAGCTCATTCGCCgtactcctcctcctcgtcctctccaCGTGGCCGACGTGCCACGCCACCCACAACATCACCGCCATCCTCGCGGCGCGCCGGGACATGTCCGAGTTCAGCCGCCTGCTCACGACGACGGGCCTTGCGGACGAAATCAACGAGCGCAACACCATCACAGTCCTCGCGGTCGACGACGCCGACATGGCTCCGCTCAGGGCGCGTCATCTCCCGCGGGAAGCGCTCCGACACGTGCTCTCCCTGCACATCCTCGTCGACTACTACGACCACGACAAGCTGCACCGCCTCCCCGGCGGCTCCGCCGACGTGTCCACCCTGTTCCAGGCCTCCGGCGACGCGCCTGGCAGCGCCGGCATGGTGGAGATCTCAGAGCGCCGGGGCGGGAGCGTGGCGTTCGTGCCCCAGGACGCCGGCGACGACGCGCGCCCCACCAGCGTGCTCTTCGTCAAGCCCATCCACGAGGAGCCGTACAACATCTCGGTGCTGCAGGTGGGCGCCGTCATGTCGTCCCCGGCCGCCGAGGCGCCCTCGtcgccggagacttcaactccaaCCTCAAGGCACAACGCCACCGACGTCGTGCCCAAGACCAAGAAAGGGACCGGGTCAGCCGACGACACCGCCGACGCGCCTTCGGCGGACGACGGGGACGACGAACGAGAGAACCATGCGAAGAAGAACGGCGCGATCAGCGCGGCTCCCGGCCGGCTATCCTTGGCTCTGGCGTTCCTGCTGGCGATCAAGATCGTCGTGCGCGTCTGA